One Marmota flaviventris isolate mMarFla1 chromosome 16, mMarFla1.hap1, whole genome shotgun sequence DNA segment encodes these proteins:
- the Siglec15 gene encoding sialic acid-binding Ig-like lectin 15, translating to MEGSLQLLACLVFAVPVGSLMRTKRDTTGNLLHTEGHSPPAQRWSMQVPSEVSAVAGDAAVLPCTFTHPHRHYDGPLTAIWRAGEPYAGPQVFRCAAARGSELCQTALSLHGRFRLLGNPRHNDLSLRVERLALADDGRYFCRIEFSGDVHDRYESRHGVWLRVSGAPRIVNISVLPSPAHAFRALCTAEGEPPPALAWSGPALGNHSAAVLGQSHGYRVTAELSALTHDGRYTCTATNSLGHAEASVYLFRFRGATRASAIALLLGALGLKALLLLGVLAALATRRRLEHQVTQDTPPRPQTQESNYENLSQMNPRGPPAATCSP from the exons ATGGAAGGGTCCCTCCAACTCCTGGCCTGCTTGGTATTTGCTGTCCCAGTGG GATCACTCATGAGAACTAAAAGAGATACTACGGGGAATTTACTCCACACTGAGGGGCACA GCCCGCCAGCGCAGCGCTGGTCCATGCAGGTGCCCTCGGAGGTGAGCGCAGTGGCGGGCGATGCAGCAGTGCTGCCCTGCACCTTCACGCACCCGCACCGCCATTATGACGGGCCGCTGACCGCCATCTGGCGCGCGGGCGAGCCCTACGCGGGCCCGCAGGTGTTCCGGTGCGCGGCGGCCCGCGGCAGCGAGCTCTGCCAGACAGCGCTGAGCCTGCACGGCCGCTTCCGCCTGCTGGGCAACCCACGCCACAACGACCTGTCGCTGCGCGTCGAGCGCCTCGCGCTGGCCGACGATGGCCGCTACTTCTGCCGCATCGAGTTCTCCGGGGACGTCCACGACCGCTACGAGAGCCGCCACGGGGTCTGGCTGCGCGTCTCGG GCGCACCACGAATCGTCAACATCTCGGTGCTGCCGAGCCCAGCGCACGCCTTCCGTGCGCTCTGCACGGCTGAAGGGGAGCCGCCGCCTGCCCTTGCCTGGTCCGGCCCGGCCCTGGGCAACCACTCCGCGGCGGTGCTGGGACAGAGTCACGGATACCGGGTGACTGCCGAGCTCTCCGCGCTGACCCACGACGGCCGCTACACTTGTACGGCCACCAACAGCCTGGGCCACGCGGAGGCCAGCGTCTACTTGTTCCGCTTCCGCGGCGCCACCCGGGCCTCGGCGATCGCGCTCCTGCTGGGTGCGCTGGGCCTGAAGGCTCTGCTGCTGCTGGGCGTTCTGGCCGCTCTCGCCACCCGCCGCCGGCTAG AGCACCAGGTCACCCAGGACACCCCTCCGCG GCCCCAGACTCAAGAATCCAATTATGAAAATTTGAGCCAGATGAACCCCAGGGGCCCACCAGCTGCCACATGTTCCCCATGA